A single window of Acidobacteriota bacterium DNA harbors:
- a CDS encoding FtsX-like permease family protein, whose product MAVPGDLRRALRSLAGRRAFAATVVLTLALAFSIPAVVLSTVDRHFWRPLDLADSERLFTLQLRFDDGRFSPLSHPEYLQLRAAGAQAFSLATFGPFDFTLVAGGAPTRVNVALVSGNFFTVLGAAPAHGRLLAPPDDDPAAAAAVAVVSHRAWTSQFGRDPELVGRTVRLGPQAFTVVGIAANPLPGPAHEPDFWVPVSALSQLLPDSAGILLGPAARWLHTVGRLFPSTSRGDAAVLAALAKARLPADVAAARTEDWRFVARPLNHARLGPEYHREATRFLTLLVLITGIFLLAACSNLVLLLLTRGAEQAHELAVRRALGASRLALVRPFAAEMLVLVGAGVLAASMALRWVGPVVSTLPQLAPLGPAVSLDTGVVLWMLAVAGAAWVIVCLGVLLMTAGRPPALPAAPNPRVTGRGGRQAALVAMQVAVSGVLVVAAGLLLRSAHGVASTPPGFVPRDILVAQLHTAGYAAAEGHVLYRRLLDELRTGGLVTSAALGWHTPLSVFQLSVAVETPGTSMEVSGNVVSGDYFRTLGIAVLEGREFTSEDRAESAPVAVVNRTLAERLWPGRTAVGRVLAFPRSGGDRTVIGVVDDVRYGALAEPARPLAYLPLAQRFFPRVFIHARAPANPGVMLQHVRRVLADLDPAAPLSDVSTLSERVEESLDRWRAPALLSGLLALVTLILAMAGLYGVLMLAVGQRTRELAIRVALGARETSVRRMVLGQGMRLVAAGALVGLAAAVPLMRLLASQLYGVAPHDAATLGVSLVVLLAAGGLACDLPARRAVRLDTAAALRNE is encoded by the coding sequence ATGGCCGTGCCGGGTGATCTCCGCCGCGCGTTGCGTTCGCTGGCCGGCCGCCGCGCGTTTGCGGCAACCGTCGTGCTGACGCTGGCGCTCGCGTTCAGCATCCCCGCCGTCGTGCTGTCGACGGTGGATCGGCACTTCTGGCGACCGCTCGACCTGGCCGACTCGGAGCGGCTCTTCACGCTGCAGCTGCGGTTCGACGACGGTCGTTTCTCCCCGCTGAGCCATCCCGAGTACCTGCAGTTGCGCGCCGCGGGGGCGCAGGCGTTCTCGCTCGCGACCTTCGGACCGTTCGACTTCACGCTCGTTGCCGGAGGCGCCCCGACCCGGGTGAACGTCGCACTCGTGTCCGGCAACTTCTTCACGGTGCTGGGGGCGGCGCCGGCGCACGGCCGGCTGCTGGCTCCACCCGACGACGACCCGGCCGCCGCCGCGGCCGTGGCCGTCGTGTCCCACCGCGCCTGGACGTCGCAATTCGGCCGGGACCCCGAGCTCGTCGGGCGCACCGTGCGCCTGGGGCCGCAAGCGTTCACGGTCGTCGGCATCGCCGCCAACCCGCTTCCCGGTCCGGCCCACGAGCCGGACTTCTGGGTTCCCGTGTCGGCGTTGTCCCAACTCCTGCCCGACAGCGCCGGCATTCTCCTCGGCCCGGCGGCGCGCTGGCTGCACACGGTGGGAAGGCTGTTCCCGTCCACGTCCCGCGGCGACGCCGCGGTCCTGGCGGCGCTCGCCAAGGCTCGCTTGCCCGCCGACGTGGCCGCCGCCCGGACCGAGGACTGGCGGTTCGTCGCCCGGCCGCTCAATCACGCCCGGCTCGGTCCCGAGTATCACCGGGAGGCCACCCGGTTCCTGACTCTCTTGGTGCTGATCACGGGGATCTTTCTCCTTGCCGCCTGCAGCAACCTGGTCCTGCTGCTGCTGACGCGTGGCGCCGAGCAGGCGCACGAGCTGGCGGTGCGGCGGGCGCTGGGGGCGTCGCGCCTCGCCCTCGTTCGTCCGTTCGCCGCCGAGATGCTGGTACTGGTAGGCGCCGGCGTGCTCGCCGCGTCGATGGCATTGCGATGGGTGGGGCCGGTCGTCTCGACGTTGCCGCAACTGGCGCCGCTGGGGCCGGCCGTATCCCTGGACACGGGCGTTGTGCTCTGGATGCTGGCCGTCGCCGGCGCGGCCTGGGTGATCGTCTGCCTCGGCGTGCTGCTGATGACGGCGGGGCGGCCACCGGCGCTCCCGGCGGCGCCGAATCCCAGGGTGACGGGCCGCGGCGGACGCCAGGCCGCGCTGGTCGCCATGCAGGTCGCGGTGTCCGGTGTCCTGGTGGTCGCCGCGGGGCTTCTGCTGCGCAGCGCCCACGGCGTCGCGTCGACGCCGCCCGGATTCGTCCCGCGGGACATCCTGGTCGCGCAGCTTCACACCGCCGGCTACGCGGCAGCCGAGGGGCATGTCCTCTATCGACGACTCCTCGACGAGTTGCGGACCGGCGGGCTGGTCACCTCGGCGGCGCTCGGGTGGCACACCCCGCTCAGCGTCTTTCAGTTGTCCGTCGCGGTGGAGACCCCGGGGACCTCGATGGAAGTCTCGGGGAACGTGGTCTCCGGGGACTATTTCCGCACGTTGGGCATCGCCGTGCTGGAGGGCCGGGAGTTCACCTCGGAGGATCGTGCCGAGTCCGCGCCCGTCGCGGTGGTCAATCGCACCCTGGCGGAGCGTCTCTGGCCCGGCCGCACGGCAGTCGGGCGCGTGCTCGCGTTTCCGCGGAGCGGCGGGGATCGGACCGTGATCGGCGTGGTGGACGACGTGCGTTACGGCGCGCTGGCGGAACCCGCCCGGCCACTGGCTTACCTCCCGCTCGCGCAGCGGTTCTTCCCGCGCGTGTTCATTCACGCCCGCGCGCCGGCGAATCCGGGCGTCATGCTGCAGCACGTTCGGCGGGTGCTGGCCGACCTCGACCCGGCTGCGCCGTTGAGCGATGTGAGCACCCTGAGCGAGCGCGTCGAGGAATCGCTGGATCGCTGGCGGGCGCCGGCGCTGCTCTCCGGTCTTCTCGCGCTGGTCACGCTGATCCTGGCGATGGCAGGGCTGTACGGCGTCCTGATGTTGGCCGTCGGGCAACGAACCCGCGAGCTGGCGATCCGGGTGGCGCTCGGCGCACGCGAGACCTCCGTACGGCGGATGGTGCTCGGACAGGGGATGCGGCTCGTGGCTGCCGGGGCGCTGGTGGGGCTGGCTGCCGCCGTGCCGCTGATGAGGCTCTTGGCAAGCCAGTTGTACGGGGTCGCACCGCACGACGCCGCGACGCTGGGTGTGAGCCTGGTTGTTCTGCTGGCAGCCGGGGGTCTGGCCTGCGACCTGCCGGCGCGACGAGCGGTGCGTCTCGACACCGCCGCCGCGCTGCGAAACGAGTGA
- a CDS encoding PadR family transcriptional regulator has protein sequence MSLDHILLGLLREPATGYDLKNAFSESVRHFWSAELSQIYPTLKRLEQRRMLRSRLEPSPKGPNRKVYTLTEEGRAELLRWLRGGPAVGTERFAYLAQLYFMDAVGDLHETRAFMTALRDHLSRWLAQLWAVERDVIAAYGDAPERYSDAGFHQFAALRMGIHSIGSKVAWCDETLEAIDRRLAGTRGAASAPHDESLEQQEDPA, from the coding sequence ATGAGCCTCGACCACATCCTCCTCGGCCTGCTCCGCGAGCCGGCCACCGGCTACGACCTCAAGAACGCGTTCAGCGAGAGCGTGCGGCACTTCTGGTCCGCCGAGCTGAGCCAGATCTACCCCACCCTCAAGCGCCTGGAGCAGCGGCGGATGCTCCGCAGCCGGCTCGAGCCGTCGCCGAAGGGGCCGAACCGCAAGGTCTACACGCTGACGGAGGAGGGCCGCGCGGAGCTGCTGCGCTGGCTGCGCGGCGGTCCCGCCGTCGGCACGGAGCGGTTCGCCTACCTCGCCCAGCTCTACTTCATGGACGCGGTCGGCGACCTCCACGAGACCCGCGCGTTCATGACGGCGCTCCGCGACCACCTCTCGCGCTGGCTTGCCCAACTGTGGGCGGTGGAGCGGGACGTGATTGCCGCCTACGGCGATGCGCCGGAGCGCTACAGCGACGCGGGGTTCCACCAGTTCGCGGCGCTCCGGATGGGCATTCACTCCATCGGGTCGAAGGTGGCCTGGTGCGACGAGACGCTGGAGGCGATCGACCGCCGCCTGGCAGGTACGCGCGGTGCGGCTTCGGCACCGCACGACGAATCGCTAGAACAGCAGGAGGATCCGGCATGA
- a CDS encoding arabinan endo-1,5-alpha-L-arabinosidase, with amino-acid sequence MRIERLLDRPIIAPDMDGRMGSNIAGPSLIRVPDWVENPLGRYYLYFADHRGIYIRLAYADDLAGPWTMHEPGTLQIEQSHFPATCPPCGADSPNPAGAYAHIASPDVHVVDERQEIVMYVHGRERGPQVTRAAVSKDGLHFEARPEILGRPYFRAFPHDGYWYALAMPGVMYRSHDGLTGFEEGPSLFNPNMRHSALLQRGDRLYVFWTERGDAPERVWLASIDLSGDWRDWRATGRVEVLRPERPWEGADLPVEPSRGGAINVPVNQLRDPAIFEEDGRVYFLYAVAGERGIALAEVHLEP; translated from the coding sequence ATCCGCATCGAGCGCCTGCTCGATCGTCCCATCATCGCTCCCGACATGGACGGACGGATGGGGAGCAACATCGCCGGGCCGTCGCTGATTCGCGTGCCCGACTGGGTGGAGAATCCCCTCGGCCGCTACTACCTGTACTTCGCCGATCACCGCGGCATCTACATCCGGCTCGCCTACGCGGACGACCTCGCCGGACCGTGGACGATGCACGAGCCGGGAACGCTGCAGATCGAGCAGTCGCACTTCCCCGCCACCTGCCCGCCCTGCGGCGCCGACTCGCCGAACCCGGCAGGGGCGTACGCGCACATCGCGTCGCCGGACGTGCACGTCGTCGATGAGCGGCAGGAGATCGTGATGTACGTCCACGGGCGGGAGCGCGGCCCCCAGGTCACCCGCGCGGCGGTTTCGAAGGACGGGCTGCACTTCGAAGCGCGTCCGGAGATCCTCGGCCGGCCGTACTTCCGCGCCTTCCCGCACGACGGCTACTGGTATGCGCTGGCCATGCCGGGCGTGATGTACCGCTCGCACGACGGCCTGACCGGCTTCGAGGAGGGACCGAGCCTGTTCAACCCGAACATGCGGCATTCGGCCCTGCTGCAGCGGGGCGACCGGCTGTACGTCTTCTGGACCGAGCGGGGCGACGCGCCGGAGCGGGTGTGGCTGGCGAGCATCGACCTGTCCGGCGACTGGCGGGACTGGAGGGCGACCGGGCGGGTGGAGGTCCTGCGCCCGGAGCGGCCCTGGGAGGGCGCGGACCTGCCGGTGGAGCCGTCCCGCGGCGGCGCCATCAACGTCCCGGTGAACCAGTTGCGCGACCCGGCGATCTTCGAGGAGGACGGCCGCGTCTACTTCCTGTACGCGGTCGCCGGCGAGCGGGGGATCGCGCTCGCCGAAGTGCACCTGGAGCCGTAA
- a CDS encoding cytochrome c: MCRGGEPGAAFPGPTRAAVGLFLCAVLCVAGAGAQTLGLGRPATAADIAGWGAIVGPAGVELPPGGATAAAGRAVYERRCAACHGPTGTEGPDDRLAGGRDSLATNEARKTVGSYWPAATTLWDYVYRAMPFNQPGSLTADEVYGAVAYVLFLNDLVGEDDRIDAAALPRIEMPNRDGFVPDPRPDIAAR; this comes from the coding sequence ATGTGTAGGGGGGGCGAACCGGGCGCCGCATTCCCCGGACCGACCCGCGCGGCAGTCGGGCTGTTTCTGTGCGCGGTGTTGTGCGTCGCTGGAGCCGGGGCGCAGACACTCGGGCTGGGACGCCCGGCGACGGCGGCGGACATCGCCGGCTGGGGGGCCATCGTGGGACCCGCAGGCGTCGAGCTGCCGCCCGGCGGGGCCACCGCGGCCGCCGGAAGGGCGGTGTACGAGCGCCGTTGCGCCGCGTGTCACGGCCCGACCGGCACGGAGGGGCCGGACGACCGGCTGGCCGGCGGACGGGACTCGCTGGCGACCAACGAGGCGCGCAAGACCGTGGGCAGCTACTGGCCGGCGGCCACGACGCTGTGGGACTACGTGTACCGCGCCATGCCGTTCAACCAGCCCGGATCGCTGACGGCGGACGAAGTGTACGGCGCCGTCGCCTACGTGCTGTTCCTCAACGATCTCGTCGGCGAGGACGATCGGATCGATGCCGCCGCGCTGCCGCGCATCGAGATGCCGAACCGGGACGGGTTCGTGCCCGACCCGCGCCCGGACATCGCCGCCCGGTAG
- the soxC gene encoding sulfite dehydrogenase codes for MPGEQTRAGLAHSRRGFLKAAALGSAAAVVAPGTAAGQGSSGRRLGAGVSGYGERSRFETALRRVRGSRYEQAAGSLTPLQDLDGAITPSALHFERHHAGIPDIDPSGHRLLVDGLVERPLVFSMDDLRRMPAVTRVRFVECSGNGRIKWSPAAPDTDAQAAFGMTSCGEWTGVPVSVLLAEAGVRGDAAWLVAEGADACRMTRSVPLDKALDDTLVAYGQNGEALRPAQGYPLRLLIPGWEGNISIKWLRRLRVVDRSYLTREETAKYTDLMPNGAARQYTFVMDAKSVITRPSGGQRLAGPGFHQISGLAWSGRGRVARVEVSTDGGRSWAAARLQDPVLPLAHTRFRFDWRWDGAETVLASRCIDETGDVQPTRAALIAVRGTRSSYHNNAIQGWRVARDGAVENVDV; via the coding sequence ATGCCAGGCGAGCAGACACGAGCCGGATTGGCGCACAGCCGGCGCGGCTTCCTGAAGGCGGCCGCGCTCGGCTCGGCCGCGGCGGTAGTCGCACCGGGGACCGCGGCGGGACAGGGATCGTCCGGCCGGCGGCTCGGGGCCGGCGTGAGCGGCTACGGCGAGCGGTCGAGATTCGAGACGGCGCTGCGCCGCGTGCGCGGGTCGCGCTACGAGCAGGCCGCGGGCAGCCTGACGCCGCTCCAGGATCTCGACGGCGCCATCACCCCGTCGGCGCTGCACTTCGAGCGGCATCACGCCGGGATTCCCGACATCGATCCGTCCGGTCACCGACTGCTGGTCGACGGGCTCGTCGAACGGCCGCTGGTCTTCTCGATGGACGACCTCCGGCGCATGCCGGCGGTCACCCGCGTCCGCTTCGTCGAGTGCTCCGGGAACGGCCGCATCAAGTGGTCGCCGGCCGCGCCGGACACCGACGCGCAGGCGGCGTTCGGCATGACGAGCTGCGGCGAGTGGACGGGGGTGCCGGTGTCGGTGCTGCTCGCCGAGGCGGGGGTGCGGGGCGACGCCGCGTGGCTCGTGGCCGAGGGAGCCGACGCCTGCCGGATGACCCGGAGCGTGCCTCTGGACAAGGCGCTCGACGACACGCTGGTGGCCTACGGGCAGAACGGCGAGGCGTTGCGGCCGGCCCAGGGTTATCCGCTGCGGCTGCTGATCCCGGGCTGGGAGGGCAACATCTCGATCAAGTGGCTGCGCCGGCTGCGAGTCGTCGACCGGTCGTACCTGACCCGCGAAGAGACCGCGAAGTACACCGACCTGATGCCGAACGGCGCGGCGCGGCAGTACACGTTCGTCATGGACGCCAAGTCGGTCATCACCCGGCCCTCCGGCGGGCAGCGGCTCGCCGGTCCCGGCTTCCATCAGATCAGCGGGTTGGCCTGGTCCGGCCGCGGCCGCGTCGCCCGGGTCGAGGTGTCGACCGACGGCGGCCGGTCGTGGGCCGCGGCGCGGCTGCAGGATCCGGTGCTGCCGCTCGCGCATACGCGGTTCCGCTTCGACTGGCGCTGGGACGGCGCGGAGACCGTCCTGGCGTCGCGCTGCATCGACGAGACGGGCGACGTCCAGCCGACCCGCGCGGCGTTGATCGCGGTACGCGGCACGCGGTCCAGTTACCACAACAACGCCATCCAGGGCTGGCGCGTCGCCCGCGACGGCGCCGTGGAGAACGTCGATGTGTAG
- a CDS encoding alpha/beta hydrolase → MATMQRQGGSMTIERPVSRARVALLLVAVLALVPGAVSAQSHHPPPEPPAEWGPISINLEGFEYPHPVEFMNFRVFGQDVRIAYMDVAPAGPANGRAVVFHHGGSYYGWYWKSQIEALTEAGYRVVVKDRLGWGKSSKPILPYSMSLHASNTARLMEHLGIEQAAIVGHSIGGQMATRFAFLYPEKTTHLVTINQVGLTDRRPGRGFNPFDGGIDADPDLQAAYEADVRTDTRRYVEWKPAFLDHLRIRHGQRLSGDWPRLAYVRRLGGNLRSMDTVVDDWPHIEAKTLILGGEIDGPEFPDNARRAAGILPNGEVFLIPNVGHNPHEEVPDIVNAELIRFFATAAIEAGGEGRQQ, encoded by the coding sequence ATGGCAACCATGCAGCGACAGGGAGGATCAATGACGATAGAACGCCCCGTTTCACGCGCGCGTGTCGCGCTGTTGCTCGTCGCCGTGCTGGCCCTCGTCCCGGGCGCGGTCTCTGCGCAGTCTCATCATCCGCCGCCCGAGCCGCCCGCCGAGTGGGGGCCGATCTCGATCAACCTGGAAGGCTTCGAGTATCCGCATCCGGTCGAGTTCATGAACTTCCGGGTCTTCGGCCAGGATGTGCGGATCGCCTACATGGACGTCGCGCCCGCGGGTCCGGCGAACGGCCGCGCCGTCGTCTTCCACCACGGGGGCAGCTACTACGGCTGGTACTGGAAGAGCCAGATCGAGGCGCTCACCGAGGCGGGCTACCGGGTCGTCGTCAAGGACCGGCTCGGCTGGGGCAAGTCGTCCAAGCCGATCCTGCCGTACAGCATGAGCCTGCACGCCTCGAACACGGCCCGCCTCATGGAGCACCTTGGCATCGAGCAGGCGGCCATCGTCGGGCACTCGATCGGCGGGCAGATGGCGACGCGCTTCGCCTTCCTCTACCCGGAGAAGACGACGCACCTGGTCACCATCAACCAGGTCGGCCTGACCGACAGGCGCCCCGGCCGCGGATTCAATCCGTTCGACGGCGGAATCGACGCCGATCCGGATCTGCAGGCCGCCTACGAGGCGGACGTGCGGACCGACACGCGGCGCTACGTGGAGTGGAAACCGGCGTTCCTGGACCACCTCCGGATCCGGCACGGCCAGCGGCTCAGCGGCGACTGGCCGCGGCTCGCCTACGTGCGCCGTCTCGGCGGCAACCTGCGCTCCATGGATACGGTCGTCGACGACTGGCCGCATATCGAGGCGAAGACTCTCATCCTCGGCGGCGAGATCGACGGGCCGGAGTTCCCCGACAACGCGCGGCGGGCCGCCGGGATCCTCCCCAACGGGGAGGTGTTTCTCATCCCGAACGTCGGCCACAACCCCCACGAGGAGGTCCCGGACATCGTCAACGCCGAGCTGATCCGCTTTTTCGCCACCGCGGCGATCGAGGCGGGAGGGGAGGGACGCCAGCAGTAG